The genome window AAATTACCTGCCCAAAGAAAAATAGGTTAAAATTCCTGTATTTAAAAGAAGGAAAGTGCAAGTAGAAACTGTTTTTTAAATTTTCAAATCTATGCTTTTTATCATCCATTTCTTCACCACGGATTTTAATTATACTACAAAGAAGAAGAAACTAAAAATTTTTAATCGGACTTTTCGTAAAGCGCAAAAAATCCACATAAAATAAAGGTTAGATAGAATTTTAAAAGAACTTTTGAAAAACCCTCAAAAACCTATTGACAGGACTGAAAAATGATATAAAATTCATATCGTTTGAGGATTAAATAGAGGGAATAGAAGAATTGGCATACAGATACATTTATGGACCTATAAATTCACGAAGGCTGGGGGTATCGCTCGGTGTAACTACTGTACCGGCAAAGGTGTGCAGTTTTAACTGCATTTATTGTGAGGTAGGAAAAACAACACTGCTTACAACTGAGCGAAAAGAATACATCCCTGCAGAGTCTATTATTGAAGAGATAAAGGATTTCTTAAGCAAAAATACCACAAAAATTGACCACATAACATTCTCAGGTCTTGGCGAACCAACACTCAATAGCAAACTCGGATATATCATAAGAGAGTTAAAAAAGATAACAGATATCCCAATTGCAGTGCTTTCAAACGGGTCCCTAATAACAAGAGATGATGTAAAGATGGATTTGCTTGAGGCAGATGTGGTAAAGTTTACTCTTAATGCAGTCGATAAGGAAACTTACGAAAAAATAAGCCTCAATCACCCTGATATAAAAGTTGAGGAAGTTATAAAGGGTATTATTGACTTTAGGAAGATATTTACCCACGAACTCTGGATTGAAATACTCCTTGTAAAAGGGATAAATAACACAATAGAAAATTACCTTAACCTCTACAATGTCTTAACGCAAATACGCCCTAACAAAATTCACATAAATACAGTTGTTAGAGCGCCTGCATACAAGGTGGAGCCACTCACTTTCGGAGAGTTACTTGAGGCTTCGCGCATTATTAACCACGGATCGCAGGTAATATACAAAAGGGGCACAACACGCATTGCACCCCAGACTGAAATTTCTAATTCGAGCACTGCAAGACAGGTTTAAATCCTTAAAGTTAT of Caldisericum sp. contains these proteins:
- a CDS encoding radical SAM protein, producing MAYRYIYGPINSRRLGVSLGVTTVPAKVCSFNCIYCEVGKTTLLTTERKEYIPAESIIEEIKDFLSKNTTKIDHITFSGLGEPTLNSKLGYIIRELKKITDIPIAVLSNGSLITRDDVKMDLLEADVVKFTLNAVDKETYEKISLNHPDIKVEEVIKGIIDFRKIFTHELWIEILLVKGINNTIENYLNLYNVLTQIRPNKIHINTVVRAPAYKVEPLTFGELLEASRIINHGSQVIYKRGTTRIAPQTEISNSSTARQV